A window of the Acetobacteraceae bacterium genome harbors these coding sequences:
- the rlmB gene encoding 23S rRNA (guanosine(2251)-2'-O)-methyltransferase RlmB, whose product MIIFTTLLLEFSMSDKRRPSRNRAEKTHRRRSGRNGGSYWLYGLHAAMAALENPDRDILEIRIGESLPDEIYHAISQRRLSAQSNDRQALSELCGMDAVHQGIAMKVNPLKCEMTLEEAAAAKGSILVLDQVTDPRNVGSLLRSAAAFNVAAMIVQDRHAPQENGAMAKTASGALDIVPVIRETNLSRAIEILKKNGRWVVGLDADGESLPKADLTPSKTVLVLGAEGKGMRRLVEGNCDATLSIPMNPIMESFNVSVAGAIALYEINRK is encoded by the coding sequence ATGATTATCTTTACTACCCTTTTATTAGAGTTTTCTATGAGTGATAAACGCCGCCCCTCCCGCAACCGTGCCGAAAAGACCCATCGCCGCCGCTCTGGCCGAAATGGCGGAAGTTACTGGCTTTATGGGCTTCATGCCGCCATGGCGGCGCTGGAAAATCCAGATCGGGATATTTTAGAAATCCGTATTGGGGAAAGCCTGCCTGACGAAATTTACCATGCGATTTCGCAGCGCCGCCTTTCCGCACAAAGCAATGACCGGCAGGCGCTTTCCGAGCTTTGCGGAATGGACGCCGTGCATCAGGGCATTGCAATGAAGGTCAATCCGCTCAAATGCGAAATGACACTGGAAGAGGCCGCAGCTGCAAAAGGCTCTATTCTTGTACTGGATCAGGTCACCGATCCCCGCAATGTTGGAAGCCTCCTCCGCTCTGCGGCTGCCTTTAATGTCGCCGCTATGATTGTCCAAGATCGCCATGCCCCTCAAGAAAATGGCGCAATGGCAAAAACAGCCTCTGGGGCACTCGATATTGTGCCTGTCATTCGTGAGACCAACCTTTCCAGAGCCATTGAAATTCTCAAAAAAAATGGCCGTTGGGTTGTCGGACTGGATGCGGACGGCGAGAGTCTTCCAAAAGCAGACTTAACACCAAGCAAAACCGTCCTTGTTCTCGGTGCGGAAGGCAAAGGCATGCGCCGCCTTGTCGAAGGAAATTGCGATGCAACCCTCAGTATCCCGATGAATCCGATTATGGAAAGTTTTAACGTCTCCGTTGCTGGGGCGATTGCGCTTTACGAAATTAACCGTAAATAA
- a CDS encoding RluA family pseudouridine synthase: MTSSVLTSFQIPQNLDQNRADRVTADLLPHLSRSKAKTLIEEHGFYHNGLFSKDPGLRVKKGDKITFDEFLSKPQEPTKTIAKEIPLNLLYEDADVILLDKPAGLVVHPAPGHLDDTLVNALAAHCPAVFSAKENRNFTKLYGNEDHPENYGGEERPGIVHRLDKETSGVMVVAKSALAFRELSRAFAERDLSRRYIALVWGNPPDEGEWEGNIGRSRTDRKKMAVLKDSGKPAKTFFKTLERFGKNDENLALVECKLATGRTHQIRVHFSHYGFPLVGDPVYLKRIPRFAKMLSPEMRNLLLDFPRQALHAAHLGFKHPRTGEWVEYSTKLPDDFEEILQSLRQIKKIEEKASI, encoded by the coding sequence ATGACTTCATCAGTGCTTACTTCTTTTCAGATTCCTCAAAATCTCGACCAAAATCGAGCAGACCGTGTTACCGCAGACCTTTTGCCACATCTGTCCCGAAGTAAGGCGAAAACCCTGATTGAAGAACACGGATTTTACCATAATGGGCTTTTTTCAAAAGACCCTGGATTGCGTGTCAAAAAAGGGGATAAAATCACTTTTGATGAATTTCTTTCTAAACCGCAAGAACCTACGAAAACCATTGCCAAAGAGATTCCTTTAAATCTCCTCTATGAAGATGCCGATGTGATTCTTTTGGACAAGCCTGCTGGCCTTGTTGTCCACCCAGCCCCCGGGCATTTAGACGATACACTGGTAAATGCCCTCGCTGCGCACTGCCCTGCAGTCTTCTCTGCGAAAGAAAACAGAAATTTTACAAAACTTTACGGTAATGAAGACCATCCTGAAAATTATGGGGGGGAAGAACGGCCTGGCATTGTCCACCGTTTGGATAAGGAAACTTCAGGCGTTATGGTTGTGGCAAAAAGCGCTCTCGCCTTTAGGGAACTTTCCAGAGCTTTTGCTGAACGCGATCTTTCCCGCCGTTATATCGCCCTTGTCTGGGGGAATCCTCCTGATGAGGGCGAATGGGAGGGCAATATTGGACGCTCACGCACAGACCGCAAAAAAATGGCGGTTTTAAAAGACTCTGGCAAACCTGCCAAAACCTTTTTTAAAACCTTAGAGCGTTTTGGGAAGAATGATGAAAATCTTGCACTTGTCGAATGTAAACTGGCAACGGGGCGCACCCACCAAATCAGAGTGCATTTTTCCCATTATGGTTTTCCCCTTGTAGGCGATCCTGTTTATCTTAAAAGAATTCCCCGTTTTGCAAAAATGCTTTCACCTGAAATGCGGAATCTCCTTCTCGATTTTCCACGACAAGCCCTTCATGCTGCCCATCTAGGATTTAAACATCCACGAACAGGCGAATGGGTAGAATATTCCACCAAACTCCCTGATGATTTTGAAGAGATCCTGCAATCTTTGAGGCAGATTAAAAAAATTGAAGAAAAAGCTTCTATTTAG